In Haloarcula sp. H-GB4, a single genomic region encodes these proteins:
- a CDS encoding iron-sulfur cluster assembly accessory protein, translated as MSSTADDGDPNFGGEDVAVTEQAAGEALDLLESEGMDIEESGLRLYVQQGGCAGLSYGMRFEHAPEEDDEVFERNGLRVFVDDASIDYIEGSVLDYEGGLQGAGFHVQNPNVVSECGCGESFRT; from the coding sequence ATGAGCAGCACAGCGGACGACGGCGATCCGAACTTCGGGGGCGAGGACGTTGCCGTCACCGAGCAGGCAGCAGGAGAGGCGCTGGACCTCCTCGAAAGCGAAGGCATGGACATCGAAGAATCCGGGCTCCGTCTGTACGTCCAGCAAGGCGGCTGTGCCGGCCTCTCCTACGGGATGCGGTTCGAACACGCACCTGAGGAAGACGACGAGGTGTTCGAGCGCAACGGACTCCGCGTGTTCGTCGACGACGCCAGCATCGACTATATCGAAGGGTCAGTCCTCGACTACGAGGGCGGCCTGCAGGGGGCCGGGTTCCACGTCCAGAACCCGAACGTGGTCAGCGAATGCGGTTGTGGCGAGTCCTTCCGGACGTAG
- a CDS encoding dodecin: protein MVFKKITLIGTSPESFDKAADDAIERAEATLDNLKWVEVEELGVEIAGVEGREYQAEVVVAFELEE, encoded by the coding sequence ATGGTTTTCAAAAAGATCACACTCATCGGGACCAGTCCGGAAAGCTTCGACAAAGCCGCCGACGACGCGATCGAGCGTGCGGAGGCGACACTGGACAATCTCAAGTGGGTCGAGGTTGAGGAACTCGGCGTCGAAATTGCAGGCGTCGAAGGCCGCGAGTACCAGGCTGAGGTTGTCGTGGCGTTCGAGCTCGAAGAGTAA
- a CDS encoding metal-dependent hydrolase, with the protein MFVGHALFAFALGALAAWWLGLSRERAVQLGVIAGLFAAVPDVDIVYAPFGLLVGAAENLTADGFWETANVVHRGPTHSLLLGTALAAAAGLWASNSRTARAGALSIGVALTVLTGAVSGPVAGLVMLVFVLAVLGVATVAQSRDISPQTVTVLALLGLLSHPFGDLFTGGPPPFFYPFDVTLVAERVILHPDPTTHLLAAFAIELATVWLAVWTYVHLRGYTLTGLVRPRAALGLGYAAAVLFMPAPTLEQSAHFVFSVLALGVVGAPTRPFSDGVDWLETVVTGLAAVTIAALAYAMAYGAI; encoded by the coding sequence ATGTTCGTCGGGCACGCACTATTCGCGTTCGCCCTCGGAGCCCTCGCCGCGTGGTGGCTGGGGCTCTCCCGCGAGCGAGCGGTCCAGTTGGGCGTCATCGCCGGCCTGTTCGCCGCAGTTCCCGACGTGGATATCGTCTACGCCCCCTTCGGGCTACTCGTCGGGGCCGCCGAGAATCTGACGGCAGACGGCTTCTGGGAGACCGCGAACGTCGTCCACCGCGGGCCGACACACTCGCTTCTGTTAGGGACGGCACTCGCCGCCGCGGCCGGCCTCTGGGCAAGTAACTCACGGACTGCCCGAGCCGGCGCGCTGTCCATCGGCGTCGCACTGACCGTTCTCACGGGCGCAGTCAGCGGCCCCGTCGCAGGGCTCGTGATGCTCGTGTTCGTTCTGGCTGTGCTGGGTGTGGCTACAGTCGCACAGTCACGCGATATCAGCCCCCAGACGGTGACCGTACTGGCGCTACTGGGACTCCTCAGCCACCCGTTCGGCGACCTCTTCACCGGCGGTCCGCCCCCGTTCTTCTACCCCTTCGACGTGACCCTCGTCGCCGAGCGGGTGATACTCCACCCCGACCCGACGACGCACCTGCTGGCGGCGTTCGCTATCGAACTTGCGACAGTGTGGCTCGCTGTATGGACGTACGTCCACCTCCGCGGCTACACGCTGACGGGGCTCGTCCGTCCACGGGCAGCGCTGGGACTGGGGTATGCAGCAGCCGTCCTGTTCATGCCCGCACCGACCCTTGAACAGTCGGCGCACTTCGTGTTCAGCGTCCTCGCACTGGGCGTCGTCGGCGCGCCGACTCGGCCGTTCAGTGACGGCGTCGACTGGCTGGAGACGGTCGTGACGGGGCTTGCGGCAGTGACCATCGCTGCGCTCGCGTATGCCATGGCGTATGGAGCTATCTGA